A window from Parambassis ranga chromosome 13, fParRan2.1, whole genome shotgun sequence encodes these proteins:
- the LOC114445548 gene encoding uncharacterized protein LOC114445548, with translation MRPTTSTMLQQNNNNNYPCLSGSTQEMLQKCSRASLPFPSRLELGLGDLPLIRGLRAWALCSKSRRKAGSLLGGGQAPTAPPVGRGSSTSCPRPADVYLSEEWGRMGYGLPLGLDARQAGIGALVTVATLKTSEGSGKTQTQCLFLRTEKGSCLYSTSKPSSGVTTSTASSVVGGWLRGKTGGGRDAPAGRRDSGPTPPAQTGANRVRVRSGRRWRKSGNTAGLEKTGVSRERQQRSREDPAVEERQEEQDKGGLDYKHFPSPQQDSRRVRCCHNASPKSCTQCGSRAQRKESQDDQEGGESPQRGLTGEAKGMKEEKGRLCKSPDLESNHRDGCEVEDMREAESNEGLQTQTSHSEDGEDVKTDTGSNDFIHSELSDDFKSGHNTVHVRNVGEEVAASVNGFSEMEDEEKFLVPSSCCEDSTPETSLPVGGNIADHEPEHLGKEADPGVMVSKLILQDEDNTVNENTLFKNEELQREEEESSPLRHRDPSEADGGNNCRTAESEQSDEEEKTEERLNPELQDEAGDGQGEVSYASKDGRRLEDDGQTSITHVEPDVADIACAGPSTSFALANPAPSLPPLGSMATGLPCLEAEKESEATAGDQEEGGQPGKRRNRRELEEQGEEERSSTVATEDRREEEVEEEEEEEDEFGVFMQAEGEPAWSEEFTMSASVPCGSRESVALGNHAITSESASCAPAWTDNPFHQPDDAWAAFPQDSLDEGRDVAEQWWPNSAVEERRDRLSSNQNLAAIFAEAFPPLPASPSSDPCDLSTVPTLTQLLRGTASQDQGLLDSFHDLNKMIGQRYKRANGVSRDLLLKTLHLEQPESRPAPWTSNRRLSPGLPSANQHAQNAAAKRRLSYDYNRNIME, from the exons ATGAGGCCAACAACAAGCACCATGCTCCAGcagaataacaacaacaactaccCCTGCCTGTCAGGCAGCACGCAGGAGATGCTCCAGAAGTGCTCCAGGGCCTCTCTGCCCTTCCCTAGTCGGCTGGAGCTAGGCCTGGGAGACCTGCCGCTGATTAGGGGCCTCCGAGCCTGGGCCCTTTGTTCCAAGAGCCGCAGAAAGGCCGGCAGCCTGCTGGGAGGAGGACAAGCCCCCACAGCTCCCCCTGTAGGCCGTGGGAGTTCCACGTCTTGCCCCAGGCCTGCAGATGTGTACCTGAGTGAAGAGTGGGGACGCATGGGGTATGGGCTCCCCCTGGGACTGGATGCCAGGCAGGCTGGGATCGGAGCTCTGGTGACGGTTGCCACTCTGAAGACGTCAGAGGGCAGCGGGAAGACGCAGACTCAGTGTCTCTTCCTCCGGACCGAGAAAGGAAGCTGCTTGTACTCGACTTCTAAGCCCAGTTCTGGTGTGACGACCAGCACGGCCTCCAGTGTGGTTGGGGGATGGCTGAGAGGCAAGACGGGAGGAGGCAGAGACGCTCCAGCTGGGAGGAGAGACAGTGGGCCGACCCCGCCGGCACAGACTGGAGCAAACCGGGTTAGAGTACGATCAGGCCGGAGATGGAGGAAGTCTGGCAACACAGCAGGCCTGGAGAAAACAGGCGTgagcagagagaggcagcagaggagcagggaggatCCCGCTGTGGAAGAAAGGCAGGAAGAGCAAGACAAAGGAGGCCTGGACTATAAACACTTTCCCAGCCCGCAGCAGGACAGCAGGAGGGTGAGATGCTGTCACAACGCTTCCCCTAAAAGCTGCACTCAGTGTGGAAGTAGAGCGCAGAGAAAGGAGAGCCAGGATGACCAGGAGGGAGGTGAAAGTCCACAAAGAGGACTGACCGGCGAGGCGAAGGgaatgaaggaggagaagggacGCCTCTGCAAGTCTCCTGACCTAGAATCCAACCACAGAGACGGCTGTGAAGTCGAAGACATGAGAGAGGCCGAGAGCAACGAGGGGCTGCAAACGCAAACCTCCCACAGCGAGGACGGTGAGGATGTGAAAACAGATACAGGAAGCAAtgatttcattcattctgaaCTGTCTGACGACTTCAAATCAGGACACAACACTGTTCATGTCAGAAACGTGGGTGAAGAAGTAGCAGCTAGTGTAAATGGATTCTCTGAGATGGAAGACGAGGAAAAATTCTTGGTTCCATCcagctgctgtgaggacagtacCCCTGAGACCTCCCTTCCTGTAGGGGGCAATATTGCTGACCATGAGCCTGAACACCTTGGGAAAGAAGCCGACCCCGGGGTCATGGTCAGCAAACTCATTCTCCAAGACGAGGACAACACTGTGAATGAGAACACTTTGTTTAAAAATGAGGAGCTGCAGCGGGAAGAGGAAGAATCTTCACCTCTCAGACACAGAGATCCTTCTGAGGCTGACGGAGGGAACAACTGCAGGACAGCAGAGTCTGAGCAGAGcgatgaggaggagaaaacagaggagagacTGAATCCTGAGCTACAGGATGAAGCTGGAGATGGTCAAGGTGAGGTCAGTTATGCTTCTAAAGATGGACGTAGGTTAGAGGACGATGGACAAACGAGCATCACCCATGTTGAACCTGACGTCGCTGACATCGCCTGCGCTGGTCCCTCCACCTCTTTTGCACTGGCTAATCCTGCCCCTTCTCTGCCCCCCCTGGGATCCATGGCAACCGGCCTGCCCTGCCTGGAGGCGGAGAAGGAGAGTGAGGCGACAGCAGGAGACCAAGAAGAAGGAGGCCAGCCGGGGaaaaggagaaacaggagagagctggaggagcagggggaggaggagaggagctccaCCGTGGCCACtgaggacaggagagaggaggaggtggaggaggaggaggaggaggaggatgagttTGGAGTCTTTATGCAGGCGGAAGGAGAGCCGGCCTGGAGCGAGGAGTTCACCATGTCTGCCTCAGTGCCTTGTGGGAGCAGAGAGAGTGTTG cactTGGAAACCACGCCATCACCAGTGAGTCGGCCAGCTGCGCACCAGCCTGGACGGACAACCCTTTCCACCAACCAGACGACGCCTGGGCCGCCTTTCCTCAGGATTCGTTGGATGAAGGTCGAGACGTGGCGGAGCAGTGGTGGCCGAACAGCGCTGTGGAGGAGCGGCGAGACAGACTGTCGTCCAATCAGAATCTG GCGGCCATCTTTGCAGAGGCCTTCCCCCCGCTGCCTGCTTCGCCCTCCAGTGACCCCTGCGACCTCAGTACTGTTCCCACACTGACCCAGCTCCTCAGAGGCACAGCCAGCCAGGATCAGGG GCTTCTGGACAGTTTCCATGACTTGAACAAAATGATTGGCCAGAGGTACAAGCGAGCTAACGGGGTGTCACGTGACCTGCTGCTGAAGACTCTACACCTGGAGCAGCCT GAAAGCAGACCTGCTCCCTGGACATCCAACCGCCGCCTCTCCCCCGGGCTCCCCTCGGCCAATCAGCATGCTCAGAACGCTGCCGCTAAACGACGGCTCTCGTACGACTACAACAGAAACATCATGGAGTGA